Proteins encoded by one window of Salvia splendens isolate huo1 chromosome 7, SspV2, whole genome shotgun sequence:
- the LOC121742187 gene encoding probable LRR receptor-like serine/threonine-protein kinase RKF3: protein MLRFIYLLLFLLSISQLLIIPSASFSGHRRSLLQNDTVSSKCPLTFGFLRQLAPDSKRPNLDTHSECQYILQGLRLILADHLRRTGSFLPPLDSAESCWGVYQSLVGEYVSGFDIRSRCGFETPWIARGCMNITTRQEFEKAVPRADLDEVEAACNQSLLNNSPCASCTVKLAGIRASYLQGASIGNVSDCTAYPFIYAAAFSNQFGPTDVGTAKCLFNLDFTSPKSNSKRKKIVISVVVVACVVILVLGFAVFWFVRRRKERLLKQKLKSMRTDTNMSSGLDSISASTTLIRFTFDEIKAATRNFARDHIIGRGGYGNVYKGIFPDGSEVALKRFKNCSAAGDASFTHEVEVIASVRHVNLVALRGYCTATTHLEGHQRIIVCDLMKNGSVHDHLFGLVENKLSWPIRQRIALGTARGLAYLHSGAQPSIIHRDIKASNILLDDKFEPKVADFGLAKFAPEGMTHLSTRVAGTMGYVAPEYALYGQLTERSDVYSFGVVLLELLSGKKALIAVNDGQPTLVTDWAWSLVRKGRALDVVEEDMPELGPPELVEKYVLVAVLCSHPQLYARPTMDQVVKMLDTDVAIPSIPERPISLIANLDDIERSVSSSGSGTLSTPAGYQTYTYEHEEEKEDENQSGR from the coding sequence ATGCTTCGCTTCATTTATTTGTTGCTATTTTTACTCTCAATTTCCCAATTACTAATAATCCCATCGGCGTCCTTCTCGGGACACCGCCGCAGCCTCCTCCAAAACGACACCGTTTCCTCCAAATGTCCTCTCACCTTCGGATTCCTGCGGCAGCTGGCGCCGGACTCCAAACGCCCTAATCTCGACACCCACTCCGAGTGCCAGTACATCCTGCAAGGCCTCCGCCTCATCCTCGCCGACCACCTCCGCCGCACCGGCTCCTTCCTACCCCCGCTCGACTCTGCCGAGTCGTGCTGGGGCGTTTACCAGTCGCTCGTCGGGGAGTACGTCTCCGGCTTCGACATCCGCAGCCGCTGCGGCTTCGAGACGCCGTGGATCGCCCGCGGCTGCATGAACATCACCACGCGCCAGGAGTTCGAGAAGGCCGTGCCACGAGCCGACCTCGACGAGGTCGAAGCCGCCTGCAATCAGTCGCTCCTCAACAACTCCCCCTGCGCCTCCTGCACCGTCAAGCTCGCCGGAATCCGGGCGTCGTATCTGCAGGGAGCGTCGATCGGAAACGTCTCCGATTGCACTGCGTACCCCTTCATCTACGCCGCGGCGTTCTCCAATCAATTCGGCCCCACCGATGTAGGTACGGCTAAGTGTTTGTTCAATCTCGATTTCACATCGCCCAAATCGAATAGCAAGAGGAAGAAGATTGTCATTTCTGTTGTAGTGGTTGCGTGCGTTGTGATTCTGGTCCTAGGGTTTGCTGTGTTCTGGTTCGTACGGCGTAGGAAGGAACGATTATTGAAGCAGAAATTGAAAAGTATGCGAACCGATACTAATATGAGCTCTGGATTAGATTCAATTAGTGCTAGCACAACATTGATTAGGTTCACATTCGACGAAATTAAGGCGGCCACAAGAAATTTCGCTAGGGATCATATAATTGGGAGAGGAGGGTATGGAAATGTGTATAAGGGCATTTTTCCTGATGGCTCTGAAGTTGCATTGAAGAGGTTCAAGAACTGCTCTGCAGCAGGGGATGCTAGTTTCACTCATGAAGTCGAGGTTATCGCGAGTGTCAGACATGTAAATTTGGTTGCATTGAGAGGATATTGCACGGCCACTACGCATCTGGAGGGTCATCAGAGGATAATTGTGTGTGATCTGATGAAGAATGGGAGTGTTCATGATCATTTGTTTGGGTTGGTGGAGAACAAGTTGAGTTGGCCTATACGCCAGAGGATTGCCCTTGGGACGGCTAGGGGGCTCGCTTATCTGCATTCTGGTGCACAGCCCTCGATTATTCATAGGGATATTAAGGCGAGTAACATTCTGTTGGACGACAAGTTTGAGCCTAAGGTGGCGGATTTTGGATTGGCGAAGTTCGCACCAGAGGGGATGACACACTTGAGCACTAGAGTTGCAGGGACAATGGGATATGTGGCACCTGAGTATGCGTTGTATGGTCAGTTGACGGAGAGGAGTGATGTTTATAGCTTTGGGGTGGTGCTTCTTGAGCTTTTGAGTGGGAAGAAAGCGCTCATTGCGGTGAATGATGGACAGCCGACTCTAGTGACTGACTGGGCCTGGTCCTTGGTTCGGAAAGGGAGAGCTTTGGATGTAGTGGAAGAGGATATGCCGGAATTGGGCCCTCCAGAGCTTGTGGAGAAGTATGTGTTGGTGGCTGTTCTGTGTTCACACCCTCAACTATATGCTAGGCCGACAATGGATCAGGTTGTGAAGATGTTGGATACAGACGTGGCCATCCCTTCAATACCTGAAAGGCCGATTTCTCTGATTGCGAATCTTGATGACATAGAGAGGTCTGTGAGTAGTAGTGGTTCTGGTACTCTGTCGACACCTGCTGGGTATCAAACTTACACTTATGAGcacgaggaggagaaggaagatGAGAACCAAAGTGGTAGGTA